In Gemmobacter sp., the sequence CGACGAACCCGCCCTGCGCACCGCCATTGCCGCCGACATCCGCGATGCGCTGGCAACCTTGCAGGCAGCACAGGGCGCCTGATCCCCTTTCGCTTTGATCCAAATATCCCGGGGGGAGCCGCCAAGGGCGGCCGGGGGGCAGGGCCCCCCGTCCAGCGGTTGCAACCAGTCCCGATGGTGGCGGGGGGCCAGCCCCCCGTCGCGCTCCGCGACTCCCCCCGGGATATTTCTGGACAGATGAAAGATCAGCGTGGCAGCACGATCAGCCGGCTGTCGGGGGCCAGGCGGGCGACGATCCAGCCCAGGTTGCGACGGGAAAAGCCGATGCAGCCGGCGGTGGGTGCGCCGGGGCGGCGCCACTGGTGGATGAAGATGGCCGATCCGCGCCCGGGTTCTGCCACCGGCCAGTTCCAGCCGGTGACCACGACCAGATCATACATCGGATCGGCGCGGCGCAGCTGTTCGTGGCTGGGGGCATAGGGCGCGCGCACCAGCTGGTTGTAGGCCGGATCCTGCGCCGCATCCGACCACAGGTCGCCCGGCCCGATGGCATAGGCGCCCGGCACCGGGCAGGGGATGCGGTCGGGCCGATAGAGGACCGGGCCGATGGCATGGCTGCCGGTGGGCGTGCCGCCATCGCCTTCGCGTTTCATTTTGGCATCGACCACGCCGCCGCGCCCGACGGTGCAGGGGATGGTCCGGCCCATGAAACGCGCGCCGGTGCGGGTGACGACGATGTCCTGCGGCCGGGCGATCACAGCAGGTGCCCCGATTTTGCAGCCTTGGTCGCCAGATAGGCGCGGTTCTGCGCCGTCTCGCCCACCTTCAGCGCCACGCGCTCTGTCACCTCCAGCCCCTGAGCCTGCATCATCGCCACCTTTGCCGGATTGTTCGTCATCAGCCGCACCTTGCGGAAGCCCATTTCGCGCAGGATGCCGGCGCCGATTCGGAAATCGCGCTCGTCATCCTCGAACCCCAGGCGGTGGTTGGCCTCGACCGTGTCGAAGCCCTGATCCTGAAGTGCATAGGCGCGCATCTTGTTGGCAAGGCCGATGCCCCGGCCCTCCTGGTTCAGGTACAGCAGCACGCCGGCGCCTTCCTGCCCCATCTGGGCCAGGGCCGCGCGCAGTTGCGGGCCGCAGTCGCATTTCAGGCTGCCCAGCACATCGCCGGTGAAACAGGCCGAATGCAGCCGGGCCAGCACCGGGGCGCTGCGGTCGGGCTGGCCGATCTGGATGGCGTAATGTTCGACCGATCCGTCGTCGGGGCGGAACACATGCACGCGCCCGGCCTCGGACGCCACCATGGGCACGCGGGCCGACACCACGGCGTGCAGCGGGCCGGTGCGGAACAGTTCGGGTTCCGCCTCGGCCAGCGGCAGAAAGGTCAGGCCATGGCGCCCGGCAAAGGCCAGCCCGTCGGGCAGGGCAACGGTCAGCACGGCGGGCAGCAGCTGCGCCGATTTCGCCAGCGCGATCGCCGCGCGGTGCAGGGCGGGCGATCCGTCGCGCAGCGTGGCAAACGGCCCCTTCATCGGCATCGACAGATCGTCCTTGGGGTCGGCCACCGCGCGCAGCCAGCCCAGCCCGGCATCCCCCGGCACCGTGATCCGGGCCAGACCGCCGTCATAGGCGCGCGCTTTCAGCGTTTCGGCCCGTCGGGCGGTGATGGCCAGCACCGGGGCCCCCAGGGCGCGCAGATCGGCCAGCCGCGTGGCATCCAGCGCCTCGACCGCCGCGGCCAGCAGGGCGGTGCCGTCGCCTCCCAGCACCACGGGCAGGCCCATGCGCAGGTCGGCGCGGGCGCGG encodes:
- a CDS encoding L,D-transpeptidase family protein gives rise to the protein MGRTIPCTVGRGGVVDAKMKREGDGGTPTGSHAIGPVLYRPDRIPCPVPGAYAIGPGDLWSDAAQDPAYNQLVRAPYAPSHEQLRRADPMYDLVVVTGWNWPVAEPGRGSAIFIHQWRRPGAPTAGCIGFSRRNLGWIVARLAPDSRLIVLPR
- the ribA gene encoding GTP cyclohydrolase II, with the translated sequence MTLAPTLPERLNRARADLRMGLPVVLGGDGTALLAAAVEALDATRLADLRALGAPVLAITARRAETLKARAYDGGLARITVPGDAGLGWLRAVADPKDDLSMPMKGPFATLRDGSPALHRAAIALAKSAQLLPAVLTVALPDGLAFAGRHGLTFLPLAEAEPELFRTGPLHAVVSARVPMVASEAGRVHVFRPDDGSVEHYAIQIGQPDRSAPVLARLHSACFTGDVLGSLKCDCGPQLRAALAQMGQEGAGVLLYLNQEGRGIGLANKMRAYALQDQGFDTVEANHRLGFEDDERDFRIGAGILREMGFRKVRLMTNNPAKVAMMQAQGLEVTERVALKVGETAQNRAYLATKAAKSGHLL